The following are from one region of the Silene latifolia isolate original U9 population chromosome 9, ASM4854445v1, whole genome shotgun sequence genome:
- the LOC141600690 gene encoding protein FAR1-RELATED SEQUENCE 2-like → MDEGILRPGPTFVINDGDGVDYSDHFTTARFFASSTEAFNWAYEIGLRLGFGIKRASNKKVGRNTNLRQRYFVCRMGGKGPVNKAADSLMRGNTATAWCNCKFSMKVVELEENKWQLVMKSGFHNHGLTLYCDGDRYFAKLDDEELAYIDAQVRAHKVRAEERDGRNPAQQMLALAVQHKYVHYWVTDEETDELTHVFMAHPEAVKMFRSYYYVVQIDSTYKTNEYRLPLVEMVGVTPVGKSFVIAYALVTHESEEKYLWVLRKLKALLNDIVQPNAIVTDCERGLLNVIPIVFPDSSHLLCLWHIYSNVETKALDITGQDSWAKHVTCNLFQAVVEAET, encoded by the exons atGGACGAAGGAATTCTTCGTCCAGGCCCAACAttc GTGATTAACGATGGAGATGGTGTTGATTACTCAGATCATTTTACGACTGCCAGATTTTTTGCATCTAGTACTGAAGCGTTTAATTGGGCATATGAGATCGGACTCCGactcgggtttggtataaaaaGAGCAAGCAACAAGAAAGTTGGTCGTAACACGAATTTGAGACAACGTTATTTTGTTTGTCGGATGGGTGGAAAAGGTCCCGTAAATAAGGCTGCCGATTCTTTAATGAGGGGTAACACGGCTACCGCGTGGTGCAATTGCAAATTTTCAATGAAAGTTGTTGAATTAGAAGAGAATAAGTGGCAGCTTGTGATGAAATCCGGGTTTCATAATCATGGTTTgacgttgtattgtgacggcgacaGATACTTTGCAAAGCTTGATGATGAGGAGTTGGCTTATATCGATGCCCAAGTTAGAGCTCAC AAAGTAAGGGCCGAGGAAAGAGATGGGAGAAACCCGGCACAACAGATGTTAGCACTTGCGGTTCAGCATAAGTATGTTCATTATTGGGTCACTGATGAGGAGACCGATGAGTTAACCCACGTGTTCATGGCTCATCCAGAAGCGGTTAAGATGTTTCGATCATACTATTATGTGGTTCAGATCGATTCCACGTACAAGACAAATGAataccgtcttccgcttgttgaGATGGTTGGAGTCACACCCGTCGGGAAGAGCTTTGTCATCGCGTATGCTCTTGTGACGCATGAGTCCGAGGAGAAATATCTGTGGGTCCTACGGAAACTGAAGGCCCTCCTAAATGATATCGTTCAACCTAATGCTATTGTTACTGATTGCGAGAGAGGTTTGTTGAACGTGATtcccattgtttttccggattcgTCTCACTTGCTATGTCTTTGGCATATATATTCTAACGTGGAGACGAAAGCACTTGATATCACGGGTCAGGATAGTTGGGCTAAGCACGTAACTTGTAACTTGTTTCAAGCGGTTGTCGAGGCGGAGACCTAA
- the LOC141599368 gene encoding MLP-like protein 43, whose protein sequence is MAQLRKAEGQIEMKCDADKFFNVWTQSTNLVSKMSPNCFPKIELHQGNSWHSLGAVKSWHYISPNGAIEFVKTKVVEIDEKSKSVRYDYLDGHILRNYYKSFKSKIQAIPKEGQGCFVKWSFEYEKKAVDAPDADIYIDFLLGCAKDMDAPICSA, encoded by the exons ATGGCTCAACTCCGAAAGGCGGAAGGTCAAATTGAGATGAAATGTGATGCGGATAAGTTTTTCAATGTTTGGACTCAAAGTACAAACCTTGTATCAAAAATGTCCCCTAACTGTTTTCCCAAAATTGAGCTGCATCAGGGCAATTCTTGGCATTCTCTTGGTGCGGTTAAGTCTTGGCATTATATCTCCC CAAATGGTGCAATTGAATTTGTGAAGACAAAAGTGGTGGAAATAGACGAAAAGAGTAAGTCAGTGAGGTACGACTATCTTGATGGACACATATTGAGGAATTACTACAAGAGTTTCAAGTCCAAAATTCAAGCTATTCCTAAGGAAGGTCAAGGTTGTTTCGTCAAGTGGAGTTTTGAATATGAGAAGAAAGCTGTGGATGCACCAGATGCCGATATTTACATTGATTTCCTCCTTGGTTGTGCTAAGGATATGGATGCTCCTATTTGCTCTGCTTAA